A window of the Narcine bancroftii isolate sNarBan1 chromosome 4, sNarBan1.hap1, whole genome shotgun sequence genome harbors these coding sequences:
- the LOC138762192 gene encoding WAS/WASL-interacting protein family member 1-like codes for MPPPPPPPPPPAPPPTFSLACTEKSTLNKNEPSGRQALLSDICKTRKLKKTVTNDRSGPVLSAPKGPGGGGGGGGGGGGGGGGPALGGLFAGGMPKLRSAGARDSSDSGGGRPPLLPPGGRSTGPRPFAPNNAPPRLPVSSSFPKNSNTEPPRNKFPPASQPKFSRPDIGSKSDSGPPPVPNAPRPSALNTQSRGPPPFPGNRPANPGPSLPNRNSGSSRQFSPIPPPSNTNRSYPTRVGEDKSSLSTPPTHNTNRPPLPPTPARVMDDRPPPPPMMNRPLINRDGPPLPPPQHQKPPVPQTPRPTPSIQTPPPPPPPNRPGPTHSHPGSATDGEVPRLPQRHLSLHGSGSSTSPGPIRSGPLPPSERPPPPIRDPPSRLGPLPPPPPGGRSSSSPKAPPVPQPPNRMGSDNLRNNFKPPLPPDRGSPAPPPTTMRNGFQEPPLTLYEDEWEGRFSFHSISELPPPEPYINFPKTYPSRQSKPESRDPIRRERGAPPLPPIPPTPR; via the exons GCATGTACTGAAAAATCCACCCTAAATAAAAATGAACCATCAGGAAGACAGGCACTTTTGTCAGACATATGCAAAACCAGAAAACTGAAGAAGACTGTTACAAATGATAGGAGTGGACCAGTGCTTAGTG CTCCGAAAggacctggaggtggaggaggaggaggaggaggaggaggaggaggaggaggtggacctGCTTTAGGTGGATTATTTGCTGGTGGAATGCCAAAGCTTCGGTCTGCGGGAGCCAGAGACAGTTCAG ATTCTGGAGGGGGAAGACCACCATTATTGCCTCCTGGTGGAAGATCAACTGGTCCCAGGCCATTTGCACCAAACAATGCTCCACCGAGGCTGCCTGTTTCATCGTCATTTCCAAAGAATAGTAATACTGAGCCGCCAAGAAATAAATTCCCTCCAGCAAGTCAACCAAAATTTTCAAGGCCAGATATAGGTTCGAAGTCTGATTCAGGGCCACCACCTGTACCAAATGCACCACGACCATCAGCATTAAATACACAGAGCAGAGGTCCTCCACCCTTTCCAGGAAATCGGCCAGCAAACCCAGGGCCTTCCCTACCAAATCGCAATTCAGGATCTTCTCGTCAATTCTCTCCAATTCCTCCACCTAGCAATACAAATAGATCTTATCCGACTAGGGTTGGTGAAGATAAGTCTTCTCTATCTACTCCACCAACTCACAATACAAACAGACCTCCATTGCCTCCTACTCCTGCTAGGGTGATGGATGATAGGCCGCCACCACCTCCTATGATGAACAGGCCTTTAATTAATAGGGATGGTCCTCCACTTCCACCACCACAGCATCAGAAACCACCTGTCCCTCAAACACCCAGGCCAACTCCTTCCatccaaactcctcctccaccaccaccacctaatcGGCCGGGACCTACTCATAGTCATCCAGGTTCTGCTACAGATGGTGAAGTTCCAAGGCTTCCTCAAAGGCATTTGTCCCTCCATGGCAGTGGGTCTTCAACTTCTCCTGGGCCAATTCGAAGTGGTCCTCTTCCTCCCAGTGAAAGGCCTCCGCCACCTATAAGAGATCCCCCAAGCAGATTGG GTCCtcttcctcctccacctccaggagGCAGAAGTAGTAGTAGCCCCAAAGCACCACCTGTCCCACAGCCCCCAAATCGAATGGGTTCAGACAACCTTCGGAATAACTTCAAGCCTCCACTGCCACCTGATCGAGGAAgccctgcccccccaccaacAACAATGAGGAATGGTTTTCAAGAGCCCCCCCTGACATTATATGAAG ACGAATGGGAAGGCAGATTTTCTTTCCATTCCATTTCGGAATTACCACCACCAGAACCATACATAAACTTTCCAAAAACTTACCCAAGTAGACAAAGCAAGCCTGAGAGCAGAG ATCCAATCCGGAGAGAGCGGGGTGCTCCACCTCTTCCACCAATTCCACCTACACCAAGGTGA